One stretch of Burkholderia oklahomensis C6786 DNA includes these proteins:
- the cyoA gene encoding ubiquinol oxidase subunit II, protein MNRTAFKSLSLFGAVGALASLSGCGLDVLDPKGAVGAAEKSLIATSTWAMLIVVVPVIFLTLLFAWRYRASNRNATYAPKWAHSTAIEIVIWTVPSLIILFLGILTWKTTHELDPYRPLESSVKPIDVEVVALDWKWLFVYPDLGIASVNQLAVPVGTPINFRITSDSVMNSFFIPQLGTQVYAMAGMQTRLHLIADEPGDFAGLSANYSGRGFSDMKFRTLATPRDAFDAWVAKVRASPERLDMTAYRQLAQPSEKQPVRYYSTVDPRLFNNIIAKYNDGHVLDLTDAACRTKR, encoded by the coding sequence TGTCCGGCTGCGGCCTCGACGTGCTCGATCCGAAAGGCGCGGTCGGCGCCGCGGAGAAGTCGCTGATCGCGACGTCAACGTGGGCGATGCTGATCGTCGTCGTGCCGGTGATCTTCCTGACGCTGCTGTTCGCGTGGCGCTACCGCGCGTCGAACCGCAACGCGACCTACGCGCCGAAATGGGCGCACTCGACCGCGATCGAGATCGTCATCTGGACCGTCCCGTCGCTGATCATCCTGTTCCTCGGCATTCTCACGTGGAAGACCACGCACGAGCTCGATCCGTATCGGCCGCTCGAATCGTCGGTGAAGCCGATCGACGTCGAGGTCGTCGCGCTCGACTGGAAGTGGCTGTTCGTCTATCCGGACCTCGGCATTGCTTCGGTGAACCAACTTGCGGTGCCGGTCGGCACGCCGATCAATTTCCGGATCACGTCCGATTCGGTGATGAATTCGTTCTTCATTCCGCAGCTCGGCACGCAGGTCTACGCGATGGCCGGCATGCAGACGCGCCTGCACCTGATCGCCGACGAGCCGGGCGACTTCGCCGGGCTGTCGGCGAACTACAGCGGCCGCGGCTTCTCCGACATGAAGTTCCGCACGCTCGCGACGCCGCGCGACGCGTTCGACGCGTGGGTCGCGAAGGTGCGCGCGTCGCCGGAGCGGCTCGACATGACCGCGTACAGGCAGCTCGCGCAGCCTAGCGAGAAGCAGCCGGTGCGCTACTACTCGACGGTCGATCCCCGGCTGTTCAACAACATCATCGCGAAGTACAACGACGGCCACGTCCTGGACCTGACGGACGCCGCTTGTCGGACGAAGAGGTAA
- the cyoB gene encoding cytochrome o ubiquinol oxidase subunit I yields MFGKLTLSAIPFDQPIIMGAAAFMGLVVLAILGALTYTKRWKWLWAEWLTTVDHKKLGVMYIIVALIMLLRGFADAVMMRLQLALAYNGPGYLPPHHYDQIFTAHGVIMIFFMAMTFMIGLMNVIVPLQIGARDVAFPFINSLSFWMTAVSAILINISLVVGEFAQTGWLAYPPLSELQFSPGVGVDYYLWALQISGVGTLLTGVNFFATIIRMRAPGMTLMKMPVFTWTALCTNVLIMASFPILTVTLALLGLDRYLGMHFFTNDAGGNAMLYLNLIWAWGHPEVYILILPAFGIFSEVVATYAKKPLFGYKTMVYASCAIMVLSFLVWLHHFFTMGSGANVNAFFGIMTMIIAIPTGVKVFNWLFTIYRGRLEFSTPILWTIGFMVTFTLGGMTGVMMAIPGADFVLHNSLFLIAHFHNVIIGGVLFGYLAGFNYWFPKVFGFKLNEKLGKAAFWFWQIGFYVAFVPLYVLGFMGMTRRLNHYDNPAWHPWLVVAAFGAALIAIGIACQLLQLVVSLRDRKLPENRDFTGDPWGGRTLEWATSSPPPAYNFATIPAVHALDEFAYRKERGLGIGKQAEYRDIHMPSNTSAGLFVGVFSLVLGFAAVWHIWWLAIVGLAGIVVTVIAYSASDGDGYFIPADTVRKIEEKRGGARFVARPAEVELEAN; encoded by the coding sequence ATGTTCGGTAAATTGACGCTTTCGGCGATCCCGTTCGATCAGCCGATCATCATGGGCGCGGCCGCGTTCATGGGGCTTGTCGTGCTCGCGATTCTGGGCGCGCTGACCTATACGAAGCGCTGGAAATGGCTGTGGGCCGAGTGGCTGACGACCGTCGACCACAAGAAGCTCGGCGTGATGTACATCATCGTCGCGCTGATCATGCTGCTGCGCGGCTTCGCGGATGCCGTGATGATGCGCCTGCAGCTCGCGCTCGCGTACAACGGCCCCGGCTATCTGCCGCCGCATCACTACGACCAGATCTTCACCGCGCATGGCGTCATCATGATCTTCTTCATGGCGATGACGTTCATGATCGGCCTGATGAACGTCATCGTGCCGCTGCAGATCGGCGCGCGCGACGTCGCGTTCCCTTTCATCAATTCGCTGAGCTTCTGGATGACGGCGGTCTCGGCGATCCTGATCAACATCTCGCTCGTGGTCGGCGAATTCGCGCAGACGGGCTGGCTCGCGTATCCGCCGCTGTCGGAGCTGCAGTTCAGTCCGGGCGTCGGCGTCGACTACTATCTGTGGGCGCTGCAGATATCCGGCGTCGGCACGCTGCTGACGGGCGTCAACTTCTTCGCGACGATCATCCGGATGCGCGCGCCCGGCATGACGCTGATGAAGATGCCGGTGTTCACGTGGACCGCGCTCTGCACGAACGTGCTGATCATGGCGTCATTCCCGATCCTGACGGTCACGCTCGCGCTGCTCGGCCTCGACCGCTATCTCGGCATGCACTTCTTCACGAACGATGCCGGCGGCAATGCGATGCTGTATCTGAACCTGATCTGGGCATGGGGCCATCCGGAGGTTTACATCCTGATCCTGCCCGCGTTCGGGATCTTCTCGGAGGTGGTCGCGACGTACGCGAAGAAGCCGCTCTTCGGCTACAAGACGATGGTCTATGCGAGCTGCGCGATCATGGTGCTGTCGTTCCTCGTCTGGCTGCATCACTTCTTCACGATGGGCTCGGGCGCGAACGTCAACGCGTTTTTCGGGATTATGACGATGATCATCGCGATCCCGACCGGCGTGAAGGTGTTCAACTGGCTGTTCACGATCTACCGCGGCCGGCTCGAGTTCTCGACGCCGATCCTGTGGACGATCGGCTTCATGGTGACGTTCACGCTCGGCGGGATGACGGGCGTGATGATGGCGATTCCCGGCGCGGACTTCGTGCTGCACAACAGCCTGTTCCTGATCGCGCACTTCCACAACGTGATCATCGGCGGCGTGCTGTTCGGTTATCTCGCGGGCTTCAACTACTGGTTCCCGAAGGTGTTCGGCTTCAAGCTGAACGAGAAGCTCGGCAAGGCCGCGTTCTGGTTCTGGCAGATCGGCTTCTACGTCGCGTTCGTGCCGCTCTACGTGCTCGGCTTCATGGGGATGACGCGGCGTCTGAACCATTACGACAATCCGGCATGGCATCCGTGGCTCGTCGTCGCCGCGTTCGGCGCCGCGCTGATCGCGATCGGCATCGCATGCCAGCTGCTGCAGCTCGTCGTCAGCCTGCGCGATCGCAAGCTGCCCGAAAATCGCGACTTCACGGGCGATCCGTGGGGCGGCCGCACGCTCGAATGGGCGACGTCGTCGCCGCCGCCCGCATACAACTTCGCGACGATCCCGGCCGTGCACGCGCTCGACGAGTTCGCGTACCGCAAGGAGCGCGGCCTCGGCATCGGCAAGCAAGCGGAGTATCGCGACATCCACATGCCGTCGAACACGAGCGCGGGCCTCTTCGTCGGCGTGTTCAGCCTGGTGCTCGGCTTCGCGGCGGTATGGCACATCTGGTGGCTCGCGATCGTCGGGCTCGCCGGCATCGTCGTCACGGTGATCGCGTATAGCGCGAGCGACGGCGACGGCTATTTCATCCCGGCCGACACCGTGCGCAAGATCGAGGAAAAACGCGGCGGCGCGCGCTTCGTCGCACGGCCGGCGGAAGTCGAACTGGAGGCAAACTGA